Proteins found in one Bremerella volcania genomic segment:
- a CDS encoding enoyl-ACP reductase FabI codes for MTDFLKLTGKNIVVTGVANRKSVAWHIAKTLEEAGATVVYVVRSEARKESTAKLLADRQVLVCDVEYQDQIDKLRDDLTAQGITIHGLVHSMAFADYSEGMKPFHETTKAQFLQAVDISCFSLVKLSNALKDVFDPDASVVTISISTTTMASENYGFMAPIKAALDSSLAFLTKSFSSFSRVRFNAVGPSLLKTSASAGIPGYVDAYLFAEQVIPRKSAVTTQEAADVAVFLLSPRSSGIQAQNIAVDAGMSINYFDKDIIAGVLKHDS; via the coding sequence GTGACCGACTTTCTGAAACTTACCGGCAAGAACATCGTCGTCACTGGGGTCGCCAACCGCAAAAGCGTGGCCTGGCATATCGCCAAAACACTAGAAGAAGCAGGGGCCACGGTCGTTTACGTCGTACGTAGCGAGGCCCGCAAGGAGTCGACCGCCAAGCTATTGGCCGATCGCCAGGTGCTGGTCTGCGACGTCGAGTACCAGGATCAGATCGATAAGCTACGCGATGACCTGACCGCCCAGGGGATCACCATCCATGGACTGGTTCATTCGATGGCGTTTGCGGACTACTCGGAAGGGATGAAGCCGTTTCACGAAACGACCAAGGCCCAGTTCCTGCAAGCGGTCGACATCTCTTGCTTCTCGCTGGTGAAGCTTTCCAACGCGCTGAAGGACGTGTTCGATCCGGATGCATCGGTCGTGACGATTTCGATCTCGACGACGACGATGGCCAGCGAAAACTACGGCTTCATGGCCCCGATCAAAGCGGCGCTCGATTCGTCGCTCGCGTTCCTGACCAAAAGCTTCAGCAGCTTTTCACGCGTGCGGTTCAACGCCGTGGGGCCGAGCCTGTTGAAGACGTCGGCCTCGGCTGGCATCCCTGGGTATGTCGATGCGTATTTGTTTGCCGAGCAGGTCATTCCCCGCAAGAGTGCGGTCACGACTCAGGAAGCGGCCGACGTAGCGGTCTTCCTGCTGAGCCCTCGCTCGAGCGGCATCCAGGCCCAAAACATCGCCGTCGATGCCGGGATGAGCATCAACTACTTCGACAAAGACATCATCGCCGGTGTCCTCAAGCACGACTCTTAA
- a CDS encoding 3-hydroxyacyl-ACP dehydratase FabZ family protein, whose protein sequence is MTKFAIEDAIPHRGPMLLVDEVVEQSEDHILCRKTFTPDEYFFQGHYPDYPLVPGVILCEATMQAGAILLSKFVTEGEGVPVATRLNDVKFKKMVRPGDTIEMNVKLNERMADAFFMTGKVTVGGKLAMRFDFACTVAKMENA, encoded by the coding sequence ATGACGAAATTCGCCATCGAAGACGCCATTCCGCATCGCGGTCCGATGCTGTTGGTCGACGAAGTGGTCGAGCAATCGGAAGACCACATCCTCTGCCGCAAAACGTTCACGCCGGACGAGTACTTCTTTCAAGGTCACTATCCCGACTACCCGCTGGTGCCGGGGGTGATTTTGTGCGAAGCCACCATGCAGGCCGGGGCCATCTTGCTCTCCAAGTTCGTCACCGAAGGCGAAGGAGTCCCGGTTGCCACGCGGCTGAACGACGTGAAGTTCAAGAAGATGGTCCGCCCTGGCGACACGATCGAAATGAACGTGAAACTCAACGAACGCATGGCCGACGCGTTCTTCATGACCGGAAAAGTAACCGTCGGTGGCAAGCTGGCCATGCGGTTCGATTTTGCCTGTACCGTAGCGAAGATGGAAAACGCGTAA